TTGGCGAATTGCCCATCAAGTTTTCAGATGCAGCCATAAAAGCCCTCAACCGCGCCGAAAGCATTTTATTTAAAGAGGGTTGGGAGCAAATATTTGAAATGGACGATATCAGGCGGCAGATCAAAGCGATCACAGAGTAAAACCCATGAGGAAGTTAAAGTTTGCCATTTTCGGAACAGGCTATTGGTCTCAGTTTCAGATCGGTGCCTGGCAGGAACTGGAAGGCGTGGAGTGTGTAGCCGTATTCAACCGCACCAAATCCAAAGCAGAGGTGATCGCCCGGAGGTTCAACATTCCGGCCGTGTACGACGACGCGGAAGCACTTTTGGACAATGAAAACCTCGATTTTGTGGACATCATCACCGATGTGGATACTCACGCACAATTCACCGAAATGGCAGCCCGCAGAGGCATTGATGTGATTTGCCAAAAGCCTATGGCGCCTGATTTTGAGACCGCCAAACGAATGATGCAGATAACACGGGAAGCCGGCGTCAGGTTTTATGTTCATGAAAACTACCGCTGGCAGCCTCAGTTCCGCCGGGTAAAAGCGATATTGGATTCAGGCGTCATCGGCAAACCATTCAGGTGCAAAACTGCCTTCAACACGGCTTTTCCCGTATTTGAAACCCAGCCCTTCCTTGCAGAACTCACACATTTTGCCCTTACCGACCAGGGCTCTCACCAGTTTGATGTACTGCGGTTTTTGTTTGGCGAAGCGAAATCCATCTATTGCCAGATTCAGACGGTCAACCCCACCATCAAAGGTGAAGATGTGGCCACAACCTTGCTTACTATGAAAAACGGGGTGGTATGCGTACAGGAAATATCCTTCAGTTCTCCGCTCGAAAAAGAAATTTTCCCTCAGACCACCCTGCTCATTGAAGGAGACAAGGGCAGCATACGCCTCGATCCCGATTTTGAATTGAGCATTACCACGACAGAAGGTACAGTCAGAGAAGTGGTTCCGATGCAATCTTATCCCTGGCAGACCGATCGTCTCAAACCCGAGCCGCCCAGCATTGTCGCCATCAATTACGACATCCTCCAGGATATGCGGGGCAATGGCAAAGCCGAAAATACAGGCGATGACAACTTCGAAACCGTAAGGCTGGTCTGGGCGGCTTATGAGTCAGCGAAAAGTGGAAAGGCCCTATATCTTTAGTTGTTTTTTTCTATATTAATGACTGGTAAAACAACACAAAAGGAGTGTTTGACAATTTCTGACTATGAAAATCATACAAAACCTGCTTATTCTCACCCTTTTGATCCAGTCTTGTAAAGAAAACAGTGCAATAAGCTCTGTCAATCCTGTAAATTGGGATAAGCGGACAATCCAATCCGGGCTTCCGGATTCGCTGGTGTATGGCACCAGTTATCTGTCGGTTTATTCACAGATATATAGTTATTCAGAGCATCGTACTCACAATTTGACGGTAACAGTCAGCATGCGAAATGTAAATAAAGCTGATACCGTTTACCTCCGCAAAGCAGAATACTTTGATACGAAGGGAAAGTCTATCAGAACCTATTTTGAAAAAACTATTTTCATTGAACCAATGGAAACGGTGGAAATTGTCATTGCCGAACACGATCAGGAAGGAGGAACCGGCGCAAATTTCATTTTTGACTGGGCTATAAAACCCAACTCCCATGAACCATTTTTTGAAGGGGTTATGATTTCTACTTCCGGACAACAGGGCATTTCATTTACCACGCAAGGCCAAAAGGTAAACACGTATGGCAACTGAAATATTTACGAAAATACTTTTCCTTATTGCAGTTATTGACCCGCTGGGATCGGTTCCTGTTTACCTGGAAGCCACGAAGGATTTCGATGAAAAACATAAAAAAAAAATCGCAATCCGAGCGTCATTTATTGCATTCCTGATTCTGTTATTCTTCATTCTGGTCGGCCAGATTATTCTGGAGGGAATGGAGGTTTCTCTCGATGCTTTTCAGATTTCAGGGGGCGTTATCCTGTTCCTGTTTGCCCTGACCATGATTTTTGGTGAAGGAAAACCTGAATCTGAAAAACACCTGATTAAAGACTTTAAACATGTCACAGTTTTCCCTGTTGCCATCCCATCCATTGCATCTCCCGGTGCTATTATGGCGGTTGTATTATTAACAGACAACCACATCTATACTATTCAGGAACAAGCAGTTACAACCCTTTGGGTGTTGCTGGTCGTAATTCTGACCATGCTACTGCTGCTGGGCGCGAATATGGTTCAAAAACGTGTAGGCGAATATGGGATAACTGTCATTAGTAAAATTATGGGGCTGATCCTGGCCTCCTATGCGGTTCAGAGTATTCTGAGCGGGTTGAGAGACTTTTTTTCCATATCGTCATAAAACTATATAGGTTGTAGCCAACTAAGGCATCCACCAGTCCTGATTTTGTTGCCAGCAAGATGATGGGTAAAAAAAAATATTAATGATAGTAAAACTATTCCTTTTGCACGTAGTTATATTATATGAATAACCATTAACTGTAACACAACTATGCAAGAGAAAAAGTCATCTATCCGGATTGGGGCTTCTGTACCGGCCCTTGCTCTCGCAATAATGATCCTGCTTTCTGGATGTATGGTAATCCGTCCCGGAGAAGTAGGCGTAAAAAGCAGATTAGGAAAGTTGCAAAATAAGGTATATGAGCCGGGAGTCGTGGGTTTTAATCCTTTTGTAACGCAGGTGATGCGTCTGCCCACGCGAACTGTCAACCGCGAAGTAAAACTCAACCTCCCGTCCAAAGAAGGGCTGAATGTCAATTCGGAGATATCGATCCTGTACCATATTCGCCCCAAAATGGCGCCGATGGTAATTGCCGAAGTAGGTGAAAACTACGAAGAGGTATTGATTCTGAGTGTGTTTCGCTCCGCCGCTGCGGATGTTTGCTCCCGCTTTTTTGCCAAGGACATGCACTCCGGCCAGCGGGCATTGATCGAAAAAGAAATTCGCGAACACATGGCCGGTATGCTCGACGGCAGAGGCTTTGAAATTGAGGCGGTACTGCTCAAAAGCATCAGTCTGCCCGACGGTCTGTACATGGCCATCGAAAACAAGCTGGAGGCAGAGCAGTTGGCCCAGCGCATGGAATTTGAACTGCAACGCGAAAGGCTGGAAGCTGACAGAAAAATCATCGAAGCCGAAGGCGTGCGAGATGCTCAAAAAGTCTTGTCCGAGGGCCTGAGCGAAAAGATTATTCAGTGGAGAAGCCTCGAAGTACTGCAAGAACTTTCCAAATCTCCCAATGCCAAACTCATCATCACCGACGGTAAAGCGCCTGTACTGATCGACGGGCAATAATCCAGCCTGATTCCTGCGGCCTTTTCCTACGCTGCTGAAACCACCCACCGGCACATAGAAAATCTTATCTATGCGCCGGTTTATTTTTTGCTGAAGATCTATCCCTCGCAGGCTTTATCATTCCGCCAAAAAACCTAAATTGTAGCCCATAGGAAAATGCCAAAAAATGAAGATACTCCTCTGCCCCGACAAATTTAAAGGATCGTTGACCGCGGAAGAAGTCTGTCATTCTATTGCATCCGGGCTGAAAAAAAACTACCCGCAGGCGGAAACCATTTTCCACCCCATGGCCGACGGCGGCGACGGTTCACTGGAGGTATTGTCCCGGCACCTGAACCTCAAGCCCCTGACGGTTGCCACCACCGACCCGCTGGGCAGAAACATCGCCGCTACCTGCTTTACCACTGAGGATGCCGCTTTTATCGAACTTGCCAGCGCCAGCGGCCTGGTTTTGCTCGAAAACAACCTGCGCAATCCCCTTAATACTACCACAGTGGGTTCGGGCAGAATGATCTCAGCGGTTATCGCCCGCGGGTTTCGGCAAATCTACCTCTTCCTCGGAGGCAGCGCCACCAATGATGCCGGCATGGGGATCGCTGCGGCCCTTGGCTGTGAGTTTTTGGGCGAAAACGGCGAACCGCTCCAACCCACAGGCGGCCAGTTGCACCATGTCTGCCACATCAGGCGCAACACCCTGCATGATTTTGGAAACATAAATATTACGCTGCTCTGCGACGTGACCAATCCGCTTTTTGGTCCCAATGGCGCGGCCCACGTCTATGCCCGCCAGAAAGGCGCAAATGACGCACAAATCATCCGTCTTGACGACGGACTACGCCACTTCAGCCAAATCCTTTTCAAAGAAACAGGCGCAGAAGTAGCCGACCTGCCCGGCTGTGGCGCAGCGGGAGGCATCGCTGCCAGCATGGTCGCCCTGTTTGGCGCCAGAATCGAAAACGGCTTCGCCACCATCGCCAGGCTCACAAGCCTGGAACAGCAAATCCAGTCCGCCGACCAGGTCATCAGTGGTGAAGGCAAACTCGACAGCCAGTCGCTGCAAGGCAAGGTTGTGGATGGCGTAGCGGGTCTTTGCCGCAGGCACGGCAAACCATTGACGCTGTTTGTCGGCAAAAATGAACTTGACGACACAGCATCCGCATCATTATACACAAAAGCCATTTATTCCATCTCAGAAAAAGCCAGAGACCTCGAAGACGCCATGCAAAATGGCGCCGCCTACCTTGAAGGGCTGGCGGAGCGCTACTCCCCCTATATATGAATTCATGCTACCGACATAAGGAGGAGTTGCGGGCAGAACACATTCTTTGTCAGACTCCGGATAAGCCGACAGATATATGATACCTCCGGGAAAAGTATTTGGTGGACTGAAGAAATATCAGGAGATTTAAGCGGCATACCGGTCCCTGTTTCCTGGACTGGAATAGGAATAAAAACGCAATTACATGGCTATCAAAAAATCTGAACTGTACAGCTCTCTCTGGGCGAGTTGTGATGCATTAAGAGGCGGAATGGACCCCAGTCAGTACAAAGACTATATTCTGGTACTCCTGTTTATTAAATACGTCAGCGACAAATATGCCAACGACCCCGATGCCATTATCGAAATTCCCGAAGGTGGAAGTTTCAGAGATATGGCAGCACTAAAGGGCAATAAAGACATTGGTGACAAAATCAACATCATCATTGGCGAACTGGCAAAAGCCAATGACCTGAAAGGCGTGATCGATGTGGCCGACTTTGCCGATGATGACAAGCTGGGCAAGGGCAAGGAAATGGTGGACAGGCTCTCCAACCTCATTGCCATTTTTGAAAATCCGGCGCTCGACTTTTCCAAAAACCGGGCTGGCGGGGATGATATTCTCGGCGATGCCTTCGAGTACCTGATGAAAAACTTTGCTACCGAAAGCGGAAAAAGCAAAGGCCAGTTCTACACCCCCAGTGAAGTAAGCCGCGTAATGGCAAAGGTGTTGAATATTCACGACGCTACGAACCGAACAACTTTTTATGATCCCACCTGCGGGTCCGGGTCGCTCCTGCTGAAGGCCATAGACGAAGCCGACGGAAAAGGTACAATTTACGGACAAGAAAAAGACGTGGCTACTGCTGCGCTTGCCCGTATGAATATGATCCTGCACGGGCAGGAGGCCATTGAAATTCACCGGGGGCAAAGCACCTTGTCTGACCCCTATTTTACAGAGAGTAACGGCCATCTGAAAACTTTCGATTTTGTGGTCGCTAATCCGCCTTTTTCTTCCAAAAACTGGGCAACCGGCTTCGACCCGCAAAATGATCTGTACGGACGCTTTGAAAAAGATGATGATGAAACTGCCAAAACAGGCAGGGCCATTTATAAAACCCCACCCGACAAAAACGGTGATTATGCCTTTCTGCTGCACATTCTCAAATCGCTGAAAAGCACCGGTAAAGGGGCTTGTATTTTGCCACACGGTGTCCTCTTCAGGGGCAATGCCGAGGCCGAAATTCGCAAGAGCCTGATTTTACGCGGCTATATCAAAGGCATTATCGGGCTGCCTGCCAACTTGTTTTACGGTACGGGTATTCCGGCTTGTATAATTGTAATGGACAAAGAAGGCGCCGGGGAACGCAAACATATCTTTATGGTGGATGCCAGCAAAGGTTTCATCAAAGACGGCAACAAAAACCGCTTGCGGGAGCAGGACATTCACAAGATCGTGGACGTGTTTAACAAACAGATTGAACTGCCCAAATACAGCCGACTGGTAAGTGTGGAAGAAATCAGCGACCCCAAAAATGATTTCAACCTAAATATTCCGCGCTACATCGATAGTCAGGAAGCCGAAGACATACAAGATATTGAAGCCCATTTGCAGGGCGGAATCCCCAATCCCGACATCGATGCCCTGCAAGATTATTGGGATGTTTATCCTTCTCTCCGCGAAGAACTGTTCAGAGCAGATCGGAAGGGGTATTCCCAGTTAACCATTGAGGCTTCTCAATTAAAAAATATGATTTTCTCCCATCCGGAATTCGTTTCCTTCAGCCAGGAAATGGATGCGGTATTTGATGCCTGGAAAACCAGAAATACCCGCCTTTTGAAGTCTTTAACAGCAGGTACACATCCCAGGCAAACCATACACCGCATTTCGGAAGATGTGCTGACTACTTACACTGGCAGAGCCCTGATGGACAAATACGATGTGTATCAGCACCTGATGAACTATTGGAATGAGGTGATGCAGGACGATTGCTATCAGATTTCAGCCGAGGGATGGAAAGCAGAACTCAGCATCATCAGGCAAACCAAATCTGCCACTGTGTGGGATTGCGATCTGGTGCCTAAATACCTGGTGATTGACCGCTATTTCCTTGCCGAAAAACAAGCCATTGAAAACATGGAAGCTGAAAAAGAAAGTATAGCCAATCAACTCAGCGAACTCGAAGAAGAGCACAATACCGAAGATGGCTACTTTGCCGAATTGGACAAAGTGAACAAAGCCTCCGTTAATGGTGAATTGAAAATTGTCAATGGTGAATTGAAGAAAGAGGCAAAAAATGCTCAATTACTGGATAAGAAAACGGTGCTGGAACGATACTTACAACTCATAGAAACCCAAACCGAACTCAACAAAAAAATCAAAGAAGCCCAGGCCGGCCTTGACAAAGAAGTCATTGAGCGCTACAAAACCCTCTCCGAAGACGAGATCAGGCAACTGGTAGTGGACGATAAATGGATGGACAGCATAGCGCGCAGCGTAAAAACCGAAATGGAACGCATCAGCCAACGACTGACCCAACGCATTAAAGAACTGGCAGAACGTTACGAAATGCCGCTGCCCAAACAAACGGATGAAGTGAAACAGTTGGAGGAAAAGGTAAGCCAACATTTACTTAAAATGGGATTTGTATGGAATTAGCACACTATAAAAATTTGCTTGATGACATCAAAAAAAGAATTCACCAGGCACAATCAAAAGCTTTGTACGCTATTAGTGCGGAGATGATATTGATGTATTATGACATTGGAAATATGATAATTCAACGACAGAAAAGTGAAGGCTGGGGCAAAGGCGTAATTTCAAAAATAGCCAACGATTTGAAAAATGAACTATCCGAAGTAAAAGGATTCTCCAATAGAAACCTTGGCTATATGGTGCAGTTTGCCAGAGAATATTCCAATGTTTCAATTTTGCAACAGCCTGTTGCAAAATTGCCCTGGGGGCATACCATCGCTCTAATGCAAAGGGTAAAAGATAGCGAAAAACGAAATTGGTATGCCTGTAAAGCTTTAGAAAGTAATTGGGGAAGAGATACTTTGGTACAAATGATTAAAACCAATTTAGCTGAAAGACAAGGCGATGCTGCACATAATTTTGCAATTACATTACCGGCGCCCCAATCGGAGTTGGCAAAGGAAACCTTAAAAAACCCCTATATTTTTGATTTCATGACCCTTTCCGATACCTTTTCGGAAAGAGAATTAGAGACAGAACTGATCAAACATATCGAGAAATTTCTTTTAGAATTGGGTACCGGTTTCGCTTTTGTAGGCAGACAATATCCTCTTGCCATAGGGGATAAAGATTTTTACCTGGATTTACTTTTTTACCACCTCAAGCTGCGTTGTTTTGTAGTCATAGACCTTAAAAAAGGCGATTTCAAACCAGAATATGCTGGTAAAATGAATTTTTATTGCTCGGCAGTGGACGATCTGTTGCGACACCCTTCCGACAATTCAACCATAGGGCTTATTCTCTGCCAAAACAACAATAAAATATTTGCCGAATATGCCCTAAAAGACATCAACAAACCCATAGGTATTTCGGAATACGAACTCACCCGCATATTGCCCGCAGCCATACAAAGCAGCTTGCCCTCTATCGAAGAACTTGAAAAAGAACTGCAACATGACAACTAAAAACGCATACAAACAAACTGAAGTAGGGTTGATTCCGGAGGATTGGGAGTGCAAAGACTTACAACATTACTTTTCATTTATATCATATGGATTTACAAATCCAATGCCTACAGTTTCTGAAGGCGTATATATGATTACCGCCAACGATGTAAATGAAGGAAGGATAAAGTTTGAAACAGCAAGAAAAACGACAGAAGAAGCTTATAAATATTTATTATCAGACAAAAGCAGACCAAAGAAAAACGACATACTGCTAACAAAGGATGGTTCACTTGGTAGATTGGCGTTAGTTGGTGATGAAAAAATTTGCATTAATCAATCAGTGGCTGTGATAAGGCCAAATGATAAGATTTATCCATTATTTTTAAAATTACTGTTGGAAGACACTTATTATCAAAGGACAATGATTGATAATGCTGGTGGCTCAACGATCAAGCACATTTACATAACAATAGTAAACAAAATGCAGGTGGGGATTCCCCCCACCAAAGCAGAACAAACCACCATCGCCACTGCCCTATCCGATGCCGATGCCTTGATAAGCAGTTTAGAAAAACTCATTGCCAAAAAGCGAATGATGAAGCAAGGGGCAATGCAAAAATTATTAATGGTTAATTGTCAATTGTCAATTGATAATGGGGGGTGGGAGGTGAAGAAGTTGGGGGATGTCTGTGACATAAGAAAAGGACAATTAATTACTGAAAGTACAAGAATTAATGGTTACATTCCTGTTATTGCAGGAGGTAAAACACCTGCTTACTATCATAATAAACCAAATAGGTTCGGTAAAACTATTACAATCAGTGGTTCTGGTGCAAGTGCTGGTTATGTTTCA
The DNA window shown above is from Bacteroidia bacterium and carries:
- a CDS encoding glycerate kinase: MKILLCPDKFKGSLTAEEVCHSIASGLKKNYPQAETIFHPMADGGDGSLEVLSRHLNLKPLTVATTDPLGRNIAATCFTTEDAAFIELASASGLVLLENNLRNPLNTTTVGSGRMISAVIARGFRQIYLFLGGSATNDAGMGIAAALGCEFLGENGEPLQPTGGQLHHVCHIRRNTLHDFGNINITLLCDVTNPLFGPNGAAHVYARQKGANDAQIIRLDDGLRHFSQILFKETGAEVADLPGCGAAGGIAASMVALFGARIENGFATIARLTSLEQQIQSADQVISGEGKLDSQSLQGKVVDGVAGLCRRHGKPLTLFVGKNELDDTASASLYTKAIYSISEKARDLEDAMQNGAAYLEGLAERYSPYI
- a CDS encoding Gfo/Idh/MocA family oxidoreductase, producing the protein MRKLKFAIFGTGYWSQFQIGAWQELEGVECVAVFNRTKSKAEVIARRFNIPAVYDDAEALLDNENLDFVDIITDVDTHAQFTEMAARRGIDVICQKPMAPDFETAKRMMQITREAGVRFYVHENYRWQPQFRRVKAILDSGVIGKPFRCKTAFNTAFPVFETQPFLAELTHFALTDQGSHQFDVLRFLFGEAKSIYCQIQTVNPTIKGEDVATTLLTMKNGVVCVQEISFSSPLEKEIFPQTTLLIEGDKGSIRLDPDFELSITTTEGTVREVVPMQSYPWQTDRLKPEPPSIVAINYDILQDMRGNGKAENTGDDNFETVRLVWAAYESAKSGKALYL
- a CDS encoding restriction endonuclease subunit S; the protein is MTTKNAYKQTEVGLIPEDWECKDLQHYFSFISYGFTNPMPTVSEGVYMITANDVNEGRIKFETARKTTEEAYKYLLSDKSRPKKNDILLTKDGSLGRLALVGDEKICINQSVAVIRPNDKIYPLFLKLLLEDTYYQRTMIDNAGGSTIKHIYITIVNKMQVGIPPTKAEQTTIATALSDADALISSLEKLIAKKRMMKQGAMQKLLMVNCQLSIDNGGWEVKKLGDVCDIRKGQLITESTRINGYIPVIAGGKTPAYYHNKPNRFGKTITISGSGASAGYVSFHNYPIFASDCSTIEESDTYSIEFIFYLMQLFQDKIYKMQTGGAQPHIHPSDLNPILIPIPINQEEQTRIATILSDMDAEISALETKLEKYKKVKLGMMQNLLTGKIRLV
- a CDS encoding PDDEXK nuclease domain-containing protein; its protein translation is MELAHYKNLLDDIKKRIHQAQSKALYAISAEMILMYYDIGNMIIQRQKSEGWGKGVISKIANDLKNELSEVKGFSNRNLGYMVQFAREYSNVSILQQPVAKLPWGHTIALMQRVKDSEKRNWYACKALESNWGRDTLVQMIKTNLAERQGDAAHNFAITLPAPQSELAKETLKNPYIFDFMTLSDTFSERELETELIKHIEKFLLELGTGFAFVGRQYPLAIGDKDFYLDLLFYHLKLRCFVVIDLKKGDFKPEYAGKMNFYCSAVDDLLRHPSDNSTIGLILCQNNNKIFAEYALKDINKPIGISEYELTRILPAAIQSSLPSIEELEKELQHDN
- a CDS encoding MarC family protein, producing the protein MATEIFTKILFLIAVIDPLGSVPVYLEATKDFDEKHKKKIAIRASFIAFLILLFFILVGQIILEGMEVSLDAFQISGGVILFLFALTMIFGEGKPESEKHLIKDFKHVTVFPVAIPSIASPGAIMAVVLLTDNHIYTIQEQAVTTLWVLLVVILTMLLLLGANMVQKRVGEYGITVISKIMGLILASYAVQSILSGLRDFFSISS
- a CDS encoding prohibitin family protein, with amino-acid sequence MQEKKSSIRIGASVPALALAIMILLSGCMVIRPGEVGVKSRLGKLQNKVYEPGVVGFNPFVTQVMRLPTRTVNREVKLNLPSKEGLNVNSEISILYHIRPKMAPMVIAEVGENYEEVLILSVFRSAAADVCSRFFAKDMHSGQRALIEKEIREHMAGMLDGRGFEIEAVLLKSISLPDGLYMAIENKLEAEQLAQRMEFELQRERLEADRKIIEAEGVRDAQKVLSEGLSEKIIQWRSLEVLQELSKSPNAKLIITDGKAPVLIDGQ
- a CDS encoding N-6 DNA methylase gives rise to the protein MAIKKSELYSSLWASCDALRGGMDPSQYKDYILVLLFIKYVSDKYANDPDAIIEIPEGGSFRDMAALKGNKDIGDKINIIIGELAKANDLKGVIDVADFADDDKLGKGKEMVDRLSNLIAIFENPALDFSKNRAGGDDILGDAFEYLMKNFATESGKSKGQFYTPSEVSRVMAKVLNIHDATNRTTFYDPTCGSGSLLLKAIDEADGKGTIYGQEKDVATAALARMNMILHGQEAIEIHRGQSTLSDPYFTESNGHLKTFDFVVANPPFSSKNWATGFDPQNDLYGRFEKDDDETAKTGRAIYKTPPDKNGDYAFLLHILKSLKSTGKGACILPHGVLFRGNAEAEIRKSLILRGYIKGIIGLPANLFYGTGIPACIIVMDKEGAGERKHIFMVDASKGFIKDGNKNRLREQDIHKIVDVFNKQIELPKYSRLVSVEEISDPKNDFNLNIPRYIDSQEAEDIQDIEAHLQGGIPNPDIDALQDYWDVYPSLREELFRADRKGYSQLTIEASQLKNMIFSHPEFVSFSQEMDAVFDAWKTRNTRLLKSLTAGTHPRQTIHRISEDVLTTYTGRALMDKYDVYQHLMNYWNEVMQDDCYQISAEGWKAELSIIRQTKSATVWDCDLVPKYLVIDRYFLAEKQAIENMEAEKESIANQLSELEEEHNTEDGYFAELDKVNKASVNGELKIVNGELKKEAKNAQLLDKKTVLERYLQLIETQTELNKKIKEAQAGLDKEVIERYKTLSEDEIRQLVVDDKWMDSIARSVKTEMERISQRLTQRIKELAERYEMPLPKQTDEVKQLEEKVSQHLLKMGFVWN
- a CDS encoding DUF3124 domain-containing protein, whose protein sequence is MKIIQNLLILTLLIQSCKENSAISSVNPVNWDKRTIQSGLPDSLVYGTSYLSVYSQIYSYSEHRTHNLTVTVSMRNVNKADTVYLRKAEYFDTKGKSIRTYFEKTIFIEPMETVEIVIAEHDQEGGTGANFIFDWAIKPNSHEPFFEGVMISTSGQQGISFTTQGQKVNTYGN